The Drosophila innubila isolate TH190305 chromosome 3R unlocalized genomic scaffold, UK_Dinn_1.0 2_E_3R, whole genome shotgun sequence genome has a segment encoding these proteins:
- the LOC117789736 gene encoding uncharacterized protein LOC117789736 translates to MSQTLDDLLQRQEQARQLRLATRPKLIRRINSLDRIPEHPSQDESETEDKTPHRHFIKLRRQRTADGSLLRSHVPAQQQSSRSTNLLLFGPQLLMRLLLTLIRYILYIPLSIAAPSFWLSALLWIFWKLLRIPIALVKWLLSGGGAKEEEQLGVGASQRQRTVLLSGGSTIQTLHMARNFYGSGARVVVFEFEGLFGLARFSSSVDKFYVVPKPSSSNADQYIAALCHIVRKERPTVYVPVCATSPAYYDSLAKPHLELLGCASFVPGVQETQQLDDCLQLFQRCEAQGITLPPHTMITAQEQLQQLYEQGFAGGYRHIFMAGGMQGVMERHKYILPNRRVELPKFQQHEISERQPWLVVRDQPGYHHYVTCTTVKDSRVVANVSCRVEHHTKNLIPLSRRDDEAQIELWLRTFFAKVRFQRAINGHISFRLVKSPAHAGQFIPLGVRLGVALPYICHNRSHAQLLCRAIKCMCIHRRQEQTEQEEPSWSWSWSTLERSTSTAALDKREALFAYWDPLPYCAYYHFQLPLESVKLFLQRRNRHPHPNTNPHRSETKSLSAMRITASVH, encoded by the coding sequence ATGTCGCAGACTCTGGATGATCTCCTGCAGCGGCAGGAGCAAGCCCGTCAGTTGCGTCTGGCCACACGGCCCAAACTGATCCGACGGATCAATTCCCTGGATCGCATACCGGAACATCCCAGCCAGGATGAATCGGAGACTGAGGATAAGACACCACATAGgcattttatcaaattaagaAGACAACGCACTGCAGATGGCAGCTTATTGCGTTCCCATGTCCCGGCACAGCAGCAATCCTCAAGGAGCACAAATTTGCTGCTCTTTGGACCGCAACTTTTGATGCGTCTACTCCTCACTCTTATACGCTATATACTCTATATACCGCTGTCGATAGCAGCGCCCAGTTTTTGGCTGTCCGCTTTGCTGTGGATCTTTTGGAAGCTGCTGAGGATACCAATTGCTTTGGTCAAGTGGCTGCTCAGCGGCGGCGGAGCCAAGGAGGAGGAGCAACTGGGTGTGGGTGCATCACAGCGACAGCGCACTGTACTGCTCAGTGGCGGGAGCACCATACAGACACTGCACATGGCACGTAACTTTTATGGATCCGGCGCACGTGTTGTGGTCTTTGAATTCGAGGGTCTCTTCGGCCTGGCACGATTCTCCTCGAGCGTGGACAAGTTCTATGTGGTGCCCAAGCCGAGTAGCTCCAATGCGGATCAATATATTGCCGCCCTGTGTCACATTGTGCGCAAGGAGCGTCCCACTGTCTATGTGCCCGTGTGCGCCACATCTCCGGCGTACTATGATTCCCTGGCCAAGCCACATCTGGAGCTGCTGGGCTGTGCGAGCTTTGTGCCCGGAGTGCAGGAGACCCAACAGCTGGACGACTGTCTGCAGCTGTTCCAGCGCTGTGAGGCACAGGGCATAACGCTGCCACCGCATACCATGATCACGGCacaggagcaactgcagcaactcTATGAGCAGGGATTCGCCGGTGGCTATCGCCACATCTTTATGGCCGGTGGCATGCAGGGCGTCATGGAGCGGCATAAGTATATACTACCCAATCGGCGTGTGGAGTTGCCCAAGTTCCAACAGCATGAGATCAGCGAGCGACAACCCTGGCTGGTGGTACGTGATCAGCCGGGTTACCATCACTATGTCACCTGTACCACTGTCAAGGACTCACGGGTGGTGGCCAATGTCAGCTGTCGGGTGGAGCATCACACCAAGAATCTTATTCCGCTGAGTCGTCGCGATGACGAGGCACAAATCGAACTCTGGCTGAGGACATTCTTTGCCAAGGTGCGTTTCCAGCGTGCCATCAACGGGCATATTAGTTTCCGCCTGGTCAAATCTCCCGCACATGCGGGACAATTTATTCCGTTGGGTGTCCGACTGGGCGTGGCACTGCCCTACATCTGCCACAACCGATCGCATGCTCAGCTGCTGTGCCGTGCCATCAAATGCATGTGCATACATCGCAGACAGGAGCAGACAGAGCAGGAGGAGCCcagttggagctggagctggtcAACGCTGGAGCGGAGCACTTCGACAGCGGCACTGGATAAACGTGAGGCGCTATTCGCATATTGGGATCCGTTGCCCTATTGCGCCTACTATCACTTTCAGCTGCCATTGGAGTCCGTCAAGCTGTTTTTGCAGCGACGCAATCGACATCCGCATCCAAATACAAATCCGCATCGCAGTGAGACCAAAAGTTTATCGGCAATGCGCATCACGGCGTCGGTTCATTGA
- the LOC117789735 gene encoding uncharacterized protein LOC117789735 translates to MKNWQNDAALPPQRVKQSASATTAISIESDGDDNESTTAEHDLLLPAPAPTQPLLLQTTTPQPSLPAPPFSPLTSVQQQQHELYQQMISGSSGGGSGSGSTTINMEHLPAATSAATRPAPAGNRLLASFLARQRSFTPVSSTPVRSTPVLMSRRLQQSRSVGGGEEQPTVGGAAGAGAGGAAGTVPAAVRQLGFWRVNLNEMFSLSTAPSTEALRSFIAHSNFRYQGAGTGAGAGTAAGAAAGAGAVTAAATDLNDAEASTSASSTISMGRSISLREDELQPARHGLNTRHTASVLGLSTNPTADNVPSPDATPSPAASTGNGTGNVADPAEQQNNADDDHIITDMVVQILSHFVRYLPIICILLIKFVHDHWLGILDLLLLQTIMYNLNRSLRFQVAHLAQKNYAILLRDASLVVIVVTLRLFLASTPPDPLGLLVPPSTDYKMASVSHTGFEEIVVPSTLHSSGVEALKEADLVVPRVVPLGLLLYHIAVSDLLLKLLTILVKIGITMLPMHVIRLKVRARLYVLVEYISQFYRALTPITQWFLFFFESYSALEVISGGLLSSFYIGAKIFELLERGKSLKKAITTFRRNIDSERPPTKEELEAAGSVCPICHDAYCSPIILECGHIFCDECVQTWFKREQTCPMCRAKVSDDPAWQDGSTTYFHQLY, encoded by the exons ATGAAAAACTGGCAAAATGATGCTGCACTGCCGCCGCAACGTGTTAAGCAGTCGGCATCAGCTACAACCGCCATAAGCATTGAGAGTGACGGGGACGACAATGAGTCAACGACAGCTGAGCACGATTTATTGCTGCCAGCGCCAGCGCCGACGCAgcctctgctgctgcagaCGACGACGCCGCAGCCGTCGCTGCCTGCGCCGCCCTTCTCGCCATTGACCTcggtacaacaacaacaacacgagcTATATCAACAGATGATAAGCGGTTCAAGTGgcggtggcagcggcagcggcagcaccACCATTAACATGGAGCACCTGCCAGCGGCGACATCGGCGGCAACACGTCCAGCTCCAGCTGGCAATAGATTGCTAGCTTCCTTTCTGGCCAGACAACGCTCCTTTACGCCGGTGAGCAGCACACCTGTGCGGAGTACACCTGTTCTTATGAGTCGACGACTGCAGCAGTCCAGGAGTGTGGGTGGCGGGGAGGAGCAGCCAACAGTGGGAGGAGCAGCGGGAGCAGGAGCGGGaggagcagcaggaacagTGCCCGCTGCAGTGCGTCAACTGGGCTTTTGGCGTGTGAATCTGAATGAAATGTTTTCGCTATCAACGGCGCCATCGACAGAAGCGTTGCGTTCCTTTATAGCACATTCCAATTTTCGTTATCAGGGAGCGGGCACGGGAGCAGGAGCGGGAACAGCGGcgggagcagcagcaggagcggGAGCAgtaacagcagctgcaactgatTTAAATGATGCAGAAGCCAGCACAAGTGCCTCCTCCACCATTTCCATGGGCAGAAGCATCTCATTACGGGAGGATGAACTGCAGCCAGCCAGACATGGCCTTAATACCAGACACACAGCCAGTGTGCTCGGTCTGTCCACAAATCCGACAGCTGACAATGTTCCCAGTCCGGATGCAACTCCTTCACCCGCTGCCTCAACTGGCAATGGAACTGGAAATGTCGCTGATCCCGCTGAGCAACAAAATAATGCCGATGATGATCATATCATCACAGACATGGTTGTCCAGATCCTGAGTCACTTTGTGCGCTATTTGCCCATTATCTGTATACTCCTGATCAAGTTCGTCCATGATCATTGGCTGGGCATACTCgatctgctgctgctccagacCATCATGTACAATTTGAATCGTTCGCTGCGCTTCCAGGTCGCTCACTTGGCCCAAAAGAACTATGCAATCTTGTTGAGAGATGCCAGCCTGGTGGTTATTGTGGTCACACTGCGTCTCTTTCTGGCTAGTACACCGCCAGATCCATTGGGTTTGTTGGTGCCACCGTCAACAGACTACAAAATGGCCTCCGTCAGCCACACGGGATTTGAGGAGATTGTGGTGCCCAGCACTTTGCACTCCAGTGGTGTGGAGGCCTTAAAGGAGGCCGATCTCGTTGTGCCCAGAGTCGTTCCACTGGGATTGCTGCTCTACCATATTGCAGTCAGCGATCTCCTGCTGAAACTCCTCACGATCCTCGTCAAGATCGGAATTACGATGCTGCCCATGCATGTGATACGACTGAAAGTTCGA GCACGTCTTTATGTTCTGGTGGAGTACATCTCCCAGTTCTATCGTGCTCTAACTCCCATCACGCAGTggtttctctttttctttgaATCGTATTCGGCACTGGAGGTCATCTCTGGTGGACTGCTCTCCTCATTCTACATTGGTGCCAAGATCTTTGAGCTGCTGGAACGTGGCAAATCTTTGAAGAAAGCTATAACCACATTTCGACGCAATATT GACTCGGAGCGTCCGCCTACAAAGGAGGAACTGGAGGCAGCCGGCTCCGTCTGTCCCATTTGCCATGATGCGTACTGTTCTCCGATTATACTGGAATGTGGGCATATATTCTGTGATGAGTGCGTCCAGACGTGGTTCAAGCGGGAGCAGACGTGTCCCATGTGCCGTGCCAAGGTCAGTGATGATCCCGCCTGGCAGGATGGCAGCACAACATATTTCCATCAGCTCTATTAG
- the LOC117789739 gene encoding ADP-ribosylation factor-like protein 6-interacting protein 4 isoform X2, whose product MNSKSHAPETPEEYQRRQSQIRREIDPVTGRTRLIKGDSEILEEIVTKDRHRSINKAATSGDGEYYESQSQILAKRQKPN is encoded by the coding sequence ATGAACAGCAAATCGCATGCTCCAGAAACGCCGGAGGAATATCAGCGTCGTCAGAGCCAAATACGCCGTGAAATAGATCCCGTAACTGGACGCACACGTCTCATCAAGGGAGACAGCGAGATTTTGGAGGAGATTGTGACCAAGGATCGACATCGCAGCATCAACAAGGCGGCAACGAGCGGCGACGGGGAATATTATGAATCCCAATCACAAATCTTGGCCAAGCGTCAGAAGCCAAATTAA
- the LOC117789739 gene encoding ADP-ribosylation factor-like protein 6-interacting protein 4 isoform X1, with protein sequence MGKSEKKAKKKHKSKRKEHKEKHKKSKKHSKNKLTKEETPKIETPNGRGAECEGGERGAAHVDTGSEEDFAIPIALMNSKSHAPETPEEYQRRQSQIRREIDPVTGRTRLIKGDSEILEEIVTKDRHRSINKAATSGDGEYYESQSQILAKRQKPN encoded by the exons ATGGgtaaaagcgaaaaaaaagcGAAGAAAAAGCACAAGAGCAAGCGCAAGGAGCACAAAGAGAAGCACAAGAAATCAAAGAAGCATAGCAAAAACAAGCTAACCAAAGAGGAGACGCCAAAGATTGAGACGCCAAATGGACGAGGAGCAGAATGTGAAGGAGGAGAAAGAGGAGCTGCTCATGTGGACACTGGTAGCGAGGAGGATTTCGCCATACCAATAG cgTTGATGAACAGCAAATCGCATGCTCCAGAAACGCCGGAGGAATATCAGCGTCGTCAGAGCCAAATACGCCGTGAAATAGATCCCGTAACTGGACGCACACGTCTCATCAAGGGAGACAGCGAGATTTTGGAGGAGATTGTGACCAAGGATCGACATCGCAGCATCAACAAGGCGGCAACGAGCGGCGACGGGGAATATTATGAATCCCAATCACAAATCTTGGCCAAGCGTCAGAAGCCAAATTAA
- the LOC117789737 gene encoding syntaxin-1A, giving the protein MTKDRLAALHAAQSDDEESEDVAVNVDGHDSYMDDFFAQVEEIRGMIDKVQDNVEEVKKKHSAILSAPQSDEKTKQELEDLMADIKKNANRVRGKLKGIEQNIEQEEQQNKSSADLRIRKTQHSTLSRKFVEVMTEYNRTQTDYRERCKGRIQRQLEITGRATTSEELEDMLEQGNPAVFTQGIIMETQQAKQTLADIEARHADIMKLETSIKELHDMFMDMAMLVESQGEMIDRIEYHVEHAMDYVQTATQDTKKALKYQSKARRKKIMILICLTVLGIIAAAYLSSFVIIKASK; this is encoded by the exons ATGACGAAAGACAGATTAGCCGCATTACATGCCGCTCAGTCGGACGATGAGGAATCGGAGGATGTGGCCGTCAATGTGGATGGTCATGATTCCTATATGGATGATTTCTTTGCCCAGGTGGAGGAAATACGTGGCATGATCGATAAGGTGCAGGATAATGTCGAGGAAGTGAAAAAGAAACATTCGGCCATATTATCGGCACCACAATCCGATGAGAAGACCAAACAGGAGCTGGAAGATTTGATGGCCGATATCAAGAAGAATGCGAATCGTGTGCGTGGCAAACTTAAGGGAATCGAACAAAATATCGAACAGGaggagcaacaaaataaatcatcGGCCGATTTGCGTATACGTAAAACGCAGCATTCAACATTATCCCGTAAATTTGTCGAGGTGATGACCGAATATAATCGAACTCAAACCGATTATCGAGAGCGTTGCAAGGGAAGAATACAGCGACAACTGGAGATAACGGGACGTGCCACCACAAGCGAAGAATTGGAAGATATGTTGGAGCAGGGAAATCCCGCTGTCTTCACCCAGGGCATCATTATGGAAACGCAACAGGCGAAACAAACATTAGCCGATATCGAGGCACGACATGCCGATATTATGAAATTGGAGACATCGATTAAGGAGCTACACGATATGTTTATGGATATGGCCATGTTGGTGGAGTCACAGGGTGAAATGATCGATCGCATTGAGTATCATGTGGAGCATGCTATGGATTATGTGCAGACAGCAACTCAGGATACTAAAAAGGCGCTCAAATATCAAAGTAAAGCGCGACGAAAGAAGATCATGATACTGATCTGCTTAACTGTACTCGGTATCATAGCTGCTGCATATTTAAGCAGTTTTGTGAT TATCAAAGCCAGCAAGTAG